Part of the bacterium genome is shown below.
AAGTGGCTCGAGGCACGGAAACCGCGCGCCATCCGGCTCCGTTCCGGAGAGCCGGCAGAGGTCGAGATCAACAGGCGATGGCACGTCCTGCCAAATGCTGAGCTGGAGATCGACTCTTGATTCCGCGCGCGAACATCACCGCATGGCGTGCCCACGCTCCCTGGCCGTCCAACGAGCAAGTCGAGCAGGATCTGGTGCTCTCCCGCGCGCTGGTCACCATGTTCACG
Proteins encoded:
- a CDS encoding nucleotidyl transferase AbiEii/AbiGii toxin family protein, yielding MIPRANITAWRAHAPWPSNEQVEQDLVLSRALVTMFT